The Brachyhypopomus gauderio isolate BG-103 chromosome 1, BGAUD_0.2, whole genome shotgun sequence genome includes a window with the following:
- the cebpa gene encoding CCAAT/enhancer-binding protein alpha, producing the protein MEQPNLYEVAPRPLVNSLAQSQQSAYCYKDTSAAGDLSEICENENSIDISAYIDPAAFNDEFLADLFHNSSKQERLKLASGEYEYPHGANGAPGPQQMYGCMNTYMDSSKLEPIYDNPSTRMRPVAIKQEPREDDELGNSLPSTYHHSQHHPAHLSHLQYQIAHCAQTTMHLQPGHPTPPPTPVPSPHHQQSNLPGGSMKMMGDRGKSKKHVDKNSPEYRMRRERNNVAVRKSRDKAKMRNAETQQKVIELSADNERLRKRVDHLTRELETLRGIFRQLPDGSFVKAMGNCA; encoded by the coding sequence ATGGAGCAACCGAACCTGTACGAGGTAGCCCCTCGGCCCCTGGTGAACAGCCTCGCGCAGAGCCAGCAAAGTGCCTACTGCTATAAAGACACGAGCGCCGCCGGAGATCTCAGCGAAATTTGCGAGAACGAGAACTCCATCGACATTAGTGCATACATCGACCCAGCCGCTTTCAACGACGAGTTCCTCGCTGATTTGTTCCACAACAGCTCCAAACAAGAGAGGCTGAAACTGGCTAGCGGCGAATACGAATACCCCCACGGTGCCAATGGCGCACCGGGGCCACAGCAGATGTATGGGTGTATGAACACCTACATGGACTCTTCGAAACTGGAACCGATCTACGACAACCCTTCAACACGCATGAGACCCGTGGCTATTAAACAAGAACCACGGGAGGACGACGAGCTCGGCAACTCGTTGCCGTCCACATACCACCACTCTCAACATCACCCGGCGCATCTGTCGCACCTACAGTACCAGATTGCGCATTGTGCGCAAACCACCATGCATCTCCAGCCGGGGCATCCGACACCTCCACCGACTCCCGTTCCCAGCCCGCACCACCAGCAGAGCAACCTTCCCGGCGGATCCATGAAGATGATGGGAGACCGAGGCAAGTCCAAGAAGCACGTCGACAAGAACAGCCCCGAGTACCGCATGAGGAGGGAGCGCAACAACGTGGCCGTGCGCAAGAGCAGGGACAAGGCGAAAATGCGCAACGCCGAGACTCAGCAGAAGGTGATAGAACTGTCGGCGGATAACGAGAGACTGCGCAAGAGGGTGGACCACCTCACCCGGGAACTGGAGACTTTACGGGGCATCTTCAGGCAGCTCCCCGACGGCTCGTTTGTCAAAGCCATGGGCAACTGTGCCTAA